One window of the Rhizorhabdus dicambivorans genome contains the following:
- a CDS encoding TetR/AcrR family transcriptional regulator, producing MIHYSRVLILDLRWHEIEVRMIAAADNSRRREIGIARREKTREKLRQAAARVIAELGEQRATIDDFIAAAGVARGTFYNYYKTRQALLDDLWDSTGRDPFQAIQTACAKLADPAERLVAEARLVLREAAEKPAWGWLIYALSVDSLTVNADLLAYPRPDLEMGRRLNRFDYLSLSAATDMVVGTVRSALRATLAAPQRIDYAESIGILLLKALGIGNDEAVELCRRPLPPLNP from the coding sequence ATGATACATTATAGCCGCGTGCTGATATTGGATCTGAGATGGCACGAGATTGAGGTTCGAATGATAGCAGCAGCAGATAACAGCCGTCGAAGGGAAATCGGAATCGCGCGGCGGGAAAAAACCCGCGAAAAGCTACGGCAAGCTGCCGCGCGCGTCATCGCGGAACTTGGCGAGCAGCGGGCCACCATCGATGATTTTATCGCCGCTGCCGGCGTCGCGCGCGGCACATTCTATAATTATTACAAGACGCGACAGGCATTGCTGGACGACTTGTGGGACAGCACTGGTCGAGATCCTTTTCAAGCCATTCAAACCGCCTGCGCCAAATTGGCAGACCCTGCGGAGCGCCTGGTTGCCGAGGCCAGGCTTGTCTTGCGGGAAGCGGCGGAGAAGCCGGCTTGGGGCTGGCTGATCTACGCCCTATCCGTCGACTCCCTCACGGTGAATGCGGATCTTCTGGCCTATCCCCGCCCCGATCTCGAAATGGGTCGTCGGCTCAATCGCTTCGATTATCTCAGTCTCAGCGCCGCTACCGACATGGTGGTCGGAACGGTGCGCTCAGCATTGCGTGCGACGCTCGCCGCTCCGCAGCGCATAGATTATGCGGAATCCATAGGGATCCTCCTGTTGAAAGCATTGGGTATCGGGAATGACGAAGCAGTCGAACTGTGCCGGCGGCCGCTTCCTCCTTTGAACCCATGA
- a CDS encoding SCO family protein → MPGSCPRLASTSEIGGDFALIDHYGRPVTKADYAGRYMLLFFGFTHCRVVCPRALGRISEALDLLGTSACLIQPLYVSVDPARDTPAVMKAFLCERFPRFVGLTGTEEATTAAKSAFRVFAQRRDDADDADGYAMPHTALTYLLDPDGAFVTHFPDTIDAPGLAARLRDILDMSR, encoded by the coding sequence ATGCCAGGTAGCTGTCCGCGCCTCGCATCGACCTCGGAGATCGGGGGAGATTTCGCGCTGATCGACCATTACGGCAGGCCGGTTACCAAGGCGGACTATGCCGGACGCTATATGCTGTTGTTCTTCGGCTTCACCCATTGCCGCGTCGTTTGTCCGCGGGCATTGGGCAGGATCTCGGAAGCGCTCGATCTGCTGGGCACGTCGGCCTGTCTGATCCAGCCGCTATATGTGTCCGTTGATCCGGCGCGCGACACGCCTGCCGTCATGAAGGCTTTTCTCTGCGAGCGATTTCCCAGGTTTGTCGGCCTGACCGGCACCGAGGAAGCCACCACCGCGGCCAAGTCCGCCTTTCGGGTGTTCGCCCAGAGGCGAGACGATGCTGACGACGCCGACGGCTATGCCATGCCCCACACGGCCCTGACGTATCTCCTGGACCCGGACGGTGCATTCGTGACGCATTTTCCCGACACGATCGACGCCCCGGGTCTCGCGGCGCGCCTCCGCGATATCCTGGATATGAGCCGATGA
- a CDS encoding Gfo/Idh/MocA family oxidoreductase, whose product MKIALAGGGAFGEKHLDALKQIDGVEIVSVIGRRLEPSQALAAKYGVAHATTELAEALALPGLDAVILATPTQLHAAQAIQCLEAGKHVQVEIPLCDSLADGEAVLKKQQETGLVAMVGHTRRFNPSHQFLHDKIVAGEATIQQMDVQTYFFRRKNMNAKGEPRSWTDHLLWHHAAHTVDLFAYQAGPIVQSNILQGPIHPELGIAMDMSIQLKAESGAICTLSLSFNNDGPLGTCFRYICDNGTWIARYDDLVTGKEEPVDLSGVAVSSNGIELQDREFVAAIREGREPNASVAQVMPCYRVLDALERQPGT is encoded by the coding sequence ATGAAAATCGCCCTAGCCGGAGGCGGCGCCTTCGGAGAAAAGCATCTCGACGCGCTCAAACAGATCGACGGTGTCGAGATCGTCTCGGTCATCGGCCGTCGTCTCGAGCCAAGCCAGGCGCTCGCCGCCAAATATGGCGTGGCCCATGCCACCACCGAACTGGCCGAAGCACTGGCGCTGCCCGGGCTCGACGCGGTGATCCTCGCCACGCCGACCCAGCTCCATGCCGCCCAAGCGATCCAGTGCCTGGAAGCAGGCAAGCACGTCCAGGTGGAGATCCCGCTTTGCGACAGCCTGGCCGACGGCGAGGCGGTGCTGAAGAAGCAGCAGGAGACCGGCCTCGTCGCGATGGTGGGCCACACCCGCCGCTTCAACCCGAGCCACCAGTTCCTTCATGACAAGATCGTCGCGGGCGAGGCGACCATCCAGCAGATGGACGTCCAGACCTATTTCTTCCGCCGCAAGAACATGAATGCCAAGGGCGAACCGCGCAGCTGGACCGATCACCTCCTCTGGCACCATGCAGCCCATACCGTCGATCTGTTCGCCTATCAGGCCGGGCCGATCGTCCAGTCCAACATCCTGCAGGGGCCGATCCATCCCGAACTCGGCATCGCGATGGACATGTCGATCCAGCTGAAAGCCGAGAGCGGCGCGATCTGCACCCTGTCGCTCAGCTTCAATAATGACGGGCCGCTCGGCACCTGCTTCCGCTATATCTGCGACAACGGCACGTGGATTGCGCGCTATGACGATCTGGTCACCGGCAAGGAAGAGCCGGTCGATCTTTCAGGTGTCGCAGTCTCCTCGAACGGCATCGAACTGCAGGACCGCGAGTTCGTGGCGGCGATCCGCGAAGGCCGGGAGCCCAACGCCTCGGTCGCGCAGGTCATGCCCTGCTACCGCGTGCTCGACGCACTGGAGCGGCAGCCGGGAACCTGA
- a CDS encoding linalool dehydratase/isomerase domain-containing protein — translation MRLAERQQGGDSALELKPLSQDVDAIRARSEAPSLDVVQAGSLRRILELSERLPDDWSGMLGPTTLQEDFGALRFQLAYMAYVLALTHAHRLPAAPVVFQKPFDNFIQKILSPDVWTYWHYVSTGRGPFNKSLGELPAQWNPVEVDNIMYSAYVQSMALMYHYLFRDPKYARPGALSFSIKPLFWGEGGKLFLYDETSLNDHIYWNMVERGYLGIACEPNCIFQVCNQIPIIGFRFHDLVYGGNLAREVTDGYLAAWSEFGILNEMGHYNMMIQERERTLITPDQAPWADFWMAALMHAWNPDFVREHYPKQMAAWRMDGPDGTLTIRPVRSIAPNRPELISARDFGWAAVCASEVGDEETLARMLRYADSMLQPTWERGSYYYPRQDEPVNASGMPITMDPHTGNVLLAYARLNVPGGLAKLYDGVWNDEHFAEPAVVGMSSGIDVRQAWFDNATGMLSLAFAPRDQRALAAEFEIGRFWGRGTWTILLDDVAVASGDPGTVLSSTGGIAVRREDERLVIALPLNGLTSVLVVWDRSDAR, via the coding sequence TTGCGACTGGCTGAACGCCAGCAAGGAGGGGATTCAGCTTTGGAACTAAAGCCTCTCTCGCAAGATGTGGACGCTATCCGCGCCAGAAGCGAGGCGCCGTCACTGGATGTCGTTCAGGCGGGCAGCCTGCGTCGCATTCTCGAACTGTCCGAGCGGCTGCCGGACGATTGGTCGGGCATGCTCGGGCCAACGACACTCCAGGAAGATTTCGGCGCTCTACGCTTCCAGCTCGCTTATATGGCCTATGTGCTTGCATTGACTCATGCCCATCGGCTTCCGGCTGCGCCGGTCGTTTTCCAGAAACCCTTCGACAATTTTATCCAGAAGATTCTTTCGCCCGACGTTTGGACCTATTGGCACTATGTCAGTACCGGACGGGGACCATTCAATAAGTCGCTCGGAGAATTGCCGGCACAATGGAATCCGGTCGAAGTCGATAATATAATGTACAGTGCCTATGTGCAGTCCATGGCGCTGATGTATCACTATCTTTTCCGTGATCCAAAATATGCTCGACCCGGTGCGCTCAGCTTTTCGATAAAACCTTTGTTCTGGGGAGAGGGTGGGAAATTATTCTTATATGACGAAACATCTCTGAATGATCACATTTACTGGAATATGGTAGAGCGCGGTTATCTTGGTATCGCCTGTGAGCCGAATTGTATCTTCCAGGTCTGCAATCAGATTCCCATCATCGGCTTTCGGTTCCACGATCTCGTCTATGGTGGAAACCTGGCCCGCGAGGTGACCGATGGCTATCTGGCGGCCTGGTCCGAATTCGGCATCCTAAATGAAATGGGTCATTACAATATGATGATCCAGGAACGCGAGCGTACCCTGATCACGCCTGACCAGGCTCCCTGGGCCGACTTCTGGATGGCCGCGCTCATGCATGCCTGGAATCCTGATTTCGTCCGGGAGCATTATCCCAAACAGATGGCCGCATGGCGCATGGATGGTCCGGACGGTACCCTTACCATTCGCCCTGTCAGGTCGATCGCACCCAATCGCCCCGAATTGATTTCGGCACGCGATTTCGGTTGGGCGGCCGTCTGTGCCTCGGAAGTGGGCGATGAGGAAACCCTAGCCCGCATGCTCCGCTATGCGGACAGCATGCTTCAGCCGACATGGGAAAGGGGTAGCTATTATTACCCGCGGCAGGATGAGCCGGTGAACGCCAGCGGTATGCCGATAACGATGGACCCGCATACCGGCAACGTGCTGCTCGCCTATGCGCGCCTCAATGTCCCGGGCGGCCTGGCCAAGCTCTACGATGGCGTATGGAACGATGAGCATTTTGCCGAGCCGGCGGTGGTCGGAATGTCCTCTGGTATCGATGTACGTCAAGCTTGGTTCGATAATGCCACCGGTATGCTCAGCCTTGCCTTTGCTCCCCGAGATCAACGCGCTCTGGCTGCGGAATTCGAGATCGGCAGGTTCTGGGGACGGGGCACATGGACCATCCTTCTCGATGACGTGGCGGTCGCCTCCGGCGATCCCGGTACCGTGCTCTCCAGCACAGGCGGCATCGCGGTGCGGCGCGAAGACGAAAGGCTGGTGATCGCGCTTCCGCTGAACGGACTGACCTCGGTTCTCGTGGTGTGGGATCGATCAGATGCCAGGTAG